A single region of the Bacillus spongiae genome encodes:
- the parC gene encoding DNA topoisomerase IV subunit A translates to MSTHEKYQDMPLEEVLGDRFGRYSKYIIQDRALPDARDGLKPVQRRILYAMNVEGNTHEKGFRKSAKTVGNVIGNYHPHGDTSVYDAMVRMSQDWKLRNFLVEMHGNNGSIDGDPPAAMRYTEARLSAISTELLRDIEKNTVEFIPNFDDTAEEPTVLPARFPNLLVNGSTGISAGYATEIPPHQLGEVIDGAIMRMDHPKCTVEELMKVISGPDFPTGGIIQGTDGIKKAYETGKGKFVIRGKAEIEDIRGGKQQIVITEIPFEVNKANLVKKIDEYRVDRKVEGISEVRDETDRTGLRIVVELKRDANANGVLNYLYKNSDLQITYNFNMVAIHNRRPKLMGLRELLDAYVAHQKEVVTKRSQYDLQKAKDREHIVEGLMKALSILDEVIRTIRGSKDKKDAKKNLQEKFFFTEPQSEAIVSLQLYRLTNTDITALKEEAEELAKKIKELTDILQNEKKLLVVIKKELRAIKKQFNDTRKTKIEDKIEELKINLEVLVASEDVMVTVTKDGYIKRTSLRSFAASNGQDLAMKETDRLLAQFEINTTDKLLVFTNKGNYLYFPVHELPDIRWKDLGQHVASLISIERDEQIVKVIPIKDFSAKQYMLFITKNGMAKKTELAQYQAQRYSRPLVAVNLKGDDEVVNVHLTSGEEDVFLTTRTGFALWFSEEEVNIVGPRAAGVKGINLKDDDFVVSGKLISKDASAVVIVTQRGAVKKMKLSEFEKTSRAKRGVVLLRELKTNPHRIASVEIVKANDTISILTDKGISEEIKVSDLRFNDRYSNGSFVLDESEAGQTIESWLLEDPS, encoded by the coding sequence ATGTCAACACATGAGAAATATCAAGACATGCCACTTGAAGAAGTGTTAGGCGACCGGTTTGGGCGTTATAGTAAATATATTATTCAAGATCGTGCATTGCCTGATGCAAGGGACGGGCTTAAGCCTGTCCAACGAAGAATATTATATGCGATGAATGTAGAAGGAAACACGCATGAAAAAGGATTTCGTAAATCTGCAAAAACCGTCGGAAATGTCATCGGAAATTATCACCCACACGGTGATACATCCGTGTACGATGCAATGGTACGAATGAGTCAGGATTGGAAGTTACGTAATTTCTTAGTAGAGATGCATGGAAACAATGGAAGCATCGATGGGGACCCACCAGCTGCGATGAGGTATACAGAAGCCCGTCTTTCTGCCATTTCTACAGAACTATTACGTGATATTGAAAAAAACACTGTAGAATTTATTCCTAACTTTGATGATACCGCCGAAGAGCCAACCGTTCTTCCTGCACGATTTCCCAATCTGTTAGTCAATGGCTCAACGGGGATTTCTGCAGGTTATGCTACGGAGATTCCGCCGCACCAGTTAGGTGAAGTGATTGACGGAGCAATCATGCGTATGGATCACCCAAAATGTACTGTCGAAGAATTAATGAAAGTCATTTCTGGTCCAGATTTTCCAACAGGTGGAATCATTCAAGGAACAGATGGAATTAAGAAGGCGTATGAAACAGGTAAAGGGAAATTTGTTATTCGAGGGAAAGCGGAAATTGAGGATATTCGTGGAGGGAAACAACAAATCGTTATAACCGAAATCCCCTTTGAAGTCAATAAAGCCAACCTTGTAAAGAAAATTGATGAATACCGAGTCGATAGAAAAGTGGAAGGGATATCAGAAGTTCGTGATGAAACCGATCGAACAGGCCTTCGTATTGTTGTGGAGTTAAAGCGTGATGCTAACGCAAACGGAGTATTAAATTACTTATATAAAAATTCTGATCTTCAAATTACATATAATTTTAATATGGTGGCAATCCATAATCGACGCCCTAAATTGATGGGGTTACGTGAACTACTTGATGCCTATGTCGCACATCAAAAAGAAGTAGTGACAAAGCGTTCTCAATACGATTTACAAAAAGCAAAAGATCGCGAACATATTGTCGAAGGACTAATGAAGGCATTGTCCATTTTAGACGAAGTAATTCGTACAATTCGTGGATCAAAGGATAAAAAAGACGCAAAAAAGAATTTACAGGAGAAATTTTTCTTTACTGAGCCCCAATCAGAAGCCATTGTGTCACTACAGCTTTATCGATTGACGAACACGGACATCACTGCTTTAAAGGAAGAAGCAGAAGAATTAGCAAAAAAGATTAAAGAATTAACCGACATTCTTCAAAATGAAAAAAAGTTATTGGTAGTGATTAAGAAAGAACTTAGAGCCATCAAAAAGCAGTTTAACGACACACGAAAAACGAAAATTGAAGATAAAATCGAAGAATTAAAAATTAATTTAGAAGTTCTCGTAGCTTCTGAAGATGTGATGGTCACAGTCACGAAAGATGGCTATATAAAGCGTACAAGTTTACGATCTTTTGCTGCATCGAACGGGCAAGATCTCGCGATGAAAGAAACGGATCGTTTATTAGCTCAATTCGAAATTAACACAACGGATAAACTCCTAGTATTCACGAATAAAGGGAATTACTTATATTTCCCTGTTCATGAATTACCAGATATTCGCTGGAAGGATCTCGGCCAACATGTTGCTAGCTTAATTTCGATTGAGCGAGATGAGCAAATCGTAAAGGTTATTCCAATTAAAGATTTTTCAGCTAAACAATATATGCTATTTATAACTAAAAATGGCATGGCGAAAAAGACAGAGTTAGCTCAGTATCAAGCACAACGATATTCTCGGCCACTTGTTGCTGTTAACTTAAAAGGGGATGATGAGGTCGTAAATGTTCATCTTACTTCAGGGGAAGAAGATGTCTTTTTAACGACACGTACCGGTTTTGCTCTCTGGTTCTCAGAAGAGGAAGTAAATATTGTTGGCCCTCGTGCCGCTGGAGTAAAGGGAATAAACTTAAAGGATGACGATTTCGTTGTTTCAGGAAAATTGATTTCAAAGGATGCATCAGCTGTGGTGATTGTTACACAACGAGGTGCCGTCAAAAAAATGAAACTAAGTGAGTTTGAAAAAACCTCAAGAGCGAAGCGTGGTGTCGTCCTTCTTCGAGAATTAAAGACAAATCCACATCGGATTGCCTCTGTGGAAATCGTCAAAGCAAATGATACGATTTCGATTCTAACTGACAAAGGCATCAGCGAGGAAATCAAAGTTTCTGACTTACGATTTAATGATCGTTATAGTAATGGATCGTTTGTATTAGATGAGTCAGAAGCAGGTCAAACGATTGAATCGTGGCTATTGGAAGATCCGTCCTGA
- a CDS encoding xanthine dehydrogenase family protein molybdopterin-binding subunit encodes MDQYRLIGKSIPRKEGENKVTGRTKYVDDHPEAGTLFVQLVTSQCAHGYIRNINTTEAYHVPGVLRVVLGNDFPYPVGSTIVDRPPLAFEKVRYFGEPIAMVIATSEVSAKRAALSIQVTYDELPVVNSALQAYESTAPLVHENINQYKVMKERIRPEHGTNIANRTKVRKGDTEKGFSQSDIVIEEYFTLPQSDHAAMETRGVIAEIKPNGDVEITSASQSPFEIRRDLSDAFGLNAGNIHVTVPLVGGGFGGKTAVQLEILAYLASVHVGGRKVKLRNTREQDFITSPVHIGLEAKVKLGCTKAGRLQAAEFLFLFDGGAYSGSGVLMSTVVALDCTGPYSIEHVTCDSLCMYTNHPYATAFRGFGHCEFSFAVERAIDIIAGKLDICPLEFRMKNAITPGDTTPSQVRITPSNMGDGIACLKKLKELINWNDGVVFHESKNKVRAKGISFVWKNSSTSVNAGAGATLIFNENGSVTINCGAVEIGQGTKTVLAQMVAERLKMEIEDVHIKMEVDTQVAPEHWKTAASRTTYLVGNAVLAATEDAMQQLKETASKLLALPLEKLEIENKKVYEKNVERNYIDFAQIAFGIVNENGEVIGQQVIGRGSYVFEGLKEANKDTGVGQSGPEWGVAAQAVEVEYNPSTHTYKLLQAVCVIDAGKILNKKGAETQVFGAMNMGISFASREAFYFDEKARVLNNQFRSYKPIHFGQQPTYKVAFVETPHSHSPFGSRAIGEHGILGMPAALANSLSTAANVSLYRLPITPESIWRVVSHQDGFSS; translated from the coding sequence ATGGATCAGTATAGATTAATAGGTAAAAGTATCCCTAGAAAAGAAGGGGAAAATAAAGTAACCGGTAGAACCAAATATGTTGATGATCACCCTGAGGCAGGTACCCTATTTGTTCAACTTGTGACAAGTCAATGTGCTCACGGTTATATTCGTAACATCAATACGACTGAGGCGTACCATGTCCCTGGTGTACTTCGTGTTGTGCTGGGGAATGACTTCCCTTACCCGGTTGGGTCAACCATTGTCGATCGACCCCCATTGGCGTTTGAAAAAGTTCGATATTTTGGTGAACCAATCGCTATGGTCATTGCAACTAGTGAAGTTTCTGCCAAAAGAGCGGCTCTTTCCATTCAGGTTACGTATGATGAATTACCTGTTGTGAATTCAGCCTTACAAGCCTATGAGAGCACTGCCCCGCTCGTACACGAAAATATTAATCAATACAAAGTGATGAAAGAGAGAATTCGCCCTGAACATGGGACAAATATTGCCAACCGAACAAAGGTAAGAAAAGGAGATACAGAAAAGGGATTTTCACAGAGTGATATCGTAATAGAAGAATATTTTACACTTCCACAATCGGATCATGCTGCCATGGAAACAAGAGGGGTAATAGCGGAAATAAAGCCCAATGGAGACGTAGAGATTACGTCAGCTTCCCAAAGCCCATTTGAAATTAGGAGAGATTTAAGTGATGCATTTGGTCTAAATGCAGGAAACATTCATGTGACAGTTCCATTAGTGGGAGGAGGCTTCGGAGGAAAGACCGCTGTACAGTTAGAGATTTTAGCTTATCTCGCTTCAGTACATGTAGGTGGGAGAAAGGTGAAATTACGAAACACGAGAGAACAGGATTTTATCACCTCTCCAGTCCATATCGGATTGGAGGCAAAAGTGAAATTAGGATGTACGAAAGCTGGGAGATTACAAGCAGCAGAGTTTTTATTTTTGTTTGATGGTGGTGCTTACTCAGGAAGTGGAGTGTTGATGAGTACCGTCGTTGCTCTTGATTGCACGGGCCCGTACTCAATTGAACATGTCACATGTGATTCATTATGCATGTACACGAATCACCCTTATGCAACGGCATTCCGTGGGTTTGGCCATTGTGAATTTAGTTTTGCTGTGGAAAGAGCAATCGATATAATAGCTGGTAAATTAGACATATGCCCGTTGGAATTTCGAATGAAGAATGCTATTACACCTGGAGATACAACTCCTTCACAAGTAAGAATTACACCTAGTAACATGGGTGACGGAATCGCTTGTTTAAAGAAACTTAAGGAATTGATCAACTGGAATGATGGGGTTGTATTCCATGAATCAAAAAATAAAGTGAGAGCCAAGGGAATTTCCTTCGTATGGAAAAACTCCTCTACAAGTGTAAATGCCGGAGCAGGTGCGACCCTCATTTTTAATGAAAACGGGAGTGTTACGATTAACTGTGGGGCTGTTGAAATCGGACAAGGAACGAAAACCGTGTTGGCACAAATGGTGGCAGAACGCTTAAAGATGGAGATAGAGGATGTGCACATAAAAATGGAGGTGGATACTCAAGTAGCCCCTGAACATTGGAAAACGGCTGCTAGTCGAACGACGTATTTAGTTGGAAATGCTGTATTGGCCGCGACGGAAGATGCAATGCAGCAACTAAAAGAAACAGCTAGTAAACTATTGGCTCTACCCTTAGAAAAGCTAGAAATAGAAAATAAAAAAGTATACGAAAAGAATGTTGAACGGAACTATATAGATTTTGCCCAAATTGCGTTTGGAATTGTTAACGAGAATGGAGAAGTAATAGGTCAACAAGTTATCGGAAGAGGCTCGTATGTGTTTGAAGGGTTAAAGGAAGCGAATAAGGATACAGGAGTTGGACAGTCTGGTCCTGAATGGGGTGTCGCCGCTCAAGCTGTCGAAGTAGAGTACAATCCGTCAACTCACACCTATAAGCTGCTTCAAGCAGTCTGTGTAATCGATGCGGGGAAAATATTAAATAAAAAAGGAGCCGAAACACAAGTCTTTGGGGCAATGAACATGGGAATAAGTTTCGCCTCACGAGAAGCCTTTTATTTTGACGAAAAAGCAAGAGTGTTAAATAATCAATTCCGTTCATATAAACCCATTCATTTTGGACAACAGCCCACTTATAAAGTAGCCTTTGTCGAAACACCACATAGTCACTCCCCTTTCGGATCACGCGCTATTGGTGAGCACGGTATTCTTGGCATGCCAGCCGCCTTAGCCAATAGTCTTTCAACTGCTGCAAATGTTTCACTTTACCGGTTGCCTATTACACCAGAGTCAATTTGGAGAGTAGTAAGCCATCAGGACGGTTTTTCGTCATGA
- a CDS encoding XdhC family protein: MHDILDIVVKKPLPITLATIIQTEGSSYQKAGAMMAFDKNGEQIGMLSGGCIEEELSHYVNDLSPNKWATKEIDMTEDSWFSEAGCYGVLYVLLETVDETVQEFLRRVVMYIDAGLSVKIVKHLGKSETLCICENGHHFGNWQGEVEKVKHVREGLHGSMYVQTILPRPRLIIFGAGEDAKPLVLLAKQNGFSITISDWRESLCTPRRFPEADHFFIGFPSEIFHQLAIQKKDFVVMMTHHLERDEELLRLLSKEPCRYVGILGSKERKTRLFAQIKEPEWVFSPVGLSIGARGPNEIAVSIMGEIIQQLRKA, encoded by the coding sequence GTGCATGATATTTTAGACATAGTGGTGAAAAAGCCGCTCCCAATCACGTTGGCGACGATCATTCAGACAGAAGGATCATCTTATCAAAAGGCAGGAGCCATGATGGCCTTCGACAAGAATGGAGAACAAATCGGCATGCTAAGTGGTGGTTGTATTGAAGAGGAGCTCTCACATTATGTAAATGACTTATCCCCTAATAAATGGGCAACCAAAGAGATAGATATGACAGAAGATAGCTGGTTTTCAGAAGCAGGGTGTTACGGTGTCCTTTATGTACTATTGGAAACGGTTGATGAAACCGTACAAGAGTTTCTTAGAAGAGTGGTCATGTATATCGATGCGGGACTTTCAGTGAAAATAGTGAAGCACTTAGGCAAATCCGAGACGTTATGTATTTGTGAAAATGGACACCACTTTGGTAATTGGCAAGGGGAGGTTGAAAAAGTGAAACACGTACGAGAGGGATTACATGGTTCAATGTATGTTCAAACCATCCTTCCTCGACCAAGGTTGATCATATTTGGTGCAGGAGAAGATGCAAAGCCACTCGTCTTATTAGCAAAGCAAAATGGCTTCTCGATTACCATTAGTGACTGGCGTGAAAGCCTGTGTACACCGAGGAGATTTCCTGAAGCCGACCATTTTTTCATCGGGTTTCCAAGTGAAATTTTTCATCAGTTAGCGATACAAAAAAAGGACTTTGTCGTCATGATGACCCATCATTTGGAGCGGGATGAAGAGTTGCTAAGATTACTTTCTAAAGAGCCTTGTCGATATGTTGGAATATTGGGATCAAAGGAAAGAAAAACTCGTTTATTTGCACAAATTAAGGAACCAGAATGGGTGTTTTCACCGGTTGGCCTTTCGATTGGTGCAAGAGGTCCAAATGAGATTGCTGTCAGTATAATGGGAGAAATTATCCAGCAATTAAGGAAGGCATAA
- the parE gene encoding DNA topoisomerase IV subunit B, with the protein MDLVKGRKNMDYNDEAIQVLEGLEAVRKRPGMYIGSTDARGLHHLVYEIVDNSVDEALAGHGDHIIVTIHKDNSISVQDHGRGMPTGMHKMGKPTPEIILTVLHAGGKFGQGGYKTSGGLHGVGASVVNALSESLEVTINRDGITYQQRFEDGGKPVTTLEKVGKSKKTGTTIHFKPDKKIFSTITYNYDTLCERLRESAFLLKGLKIEIIDKRHDRQDVFYYENGIEAFVEYLNEDKDSLHKVVSFEGQNATIEVEYAFQFNDGFSENVLSFVNNVRTKDGGTHEAGAKAAMTRVINEYARKVQLLKERDKNLEGTDIREGLAAVVSVRIPEELLQFEGQTKGKLGTSEARSAVDSVVSEHLQYFLEENPDMSSLLIKKAVKAAQAREAARKAREDARSGKKRKRSETVLSGKLTPAQSRNPERNELYLVEGDSAGGSAKQGRDRKFQAILPLRGKVINTEKAKLQDIFKNEEINTIIHAIGAGVGNDFNVDDTNYDKVVIMTDADTDGAHIQVLLITFFYRYMRPLLEAGKVFIALPPLYKVSKGTGKKEVIHYAWTDEELQEATKKVGRGYMIQRYKGLGEMNADQLWETTMDPTTRTLIRVKIDDAARAEKRITTLMGDKVEPRRKWIENNVAFGLEEDASILENENVMVAEEE; encoded by the coding sequence ATGGATTTGGTAAAAGGAAGAAAAAACATGGATTACAATGATGAAGCAATCCAGGTACTTGAAGGCTTAGAAGCTGTCCGAAAAAGGCCAGGGATGTATATCGGCTCAACGGACGCAAGAGGGCTTCACCATCTTGTATATGAAATCGTAGATAATTCAGTCGATGAGGCACTCGCCGGTCATGGTGATCATATCATTGTCACAATACATAAAGATAATAGTATTTCCGTTCAAGATCACGGGAGAGGGATGCCTACTGGCATGCACAAAATGGGAAAGCCAACTCCAGAAATTATTTTAACGGTCCTGCATGCAGGCGGAAAATTTGGACAAGGGGGCTATAAAACGAGCGGAGGACTGCACGGTGTTGGAGCTTCTGTCGTGAACGCTCTATCAGAAAGTTTAGAAGTGACGATTAATCGTGATGGAATTACGTATCAACAACGTTTTGAAGACGGTGGAAAACCGGTGACAACGTTAGAAAAAGTAGGTAAATCGAAAAAAACAGGAACAACCATTCATTTTAAGCCAGACAAAAAGATATTTAGTACGATTACTTACAACTACGATACGTTATGTGAAAGACTTCGCGAGTCTGCATTTCTATTGAAAGGATTAAAAATCGAAATTATTGATAAGCGTCATGATCGACAGGACGTATTTTATTATGAGAATGGAATTGAAGCCTTTGTTGAGTACTTAAACGAGGACAAGGATTCCTTACATAAAGTGGTTTCTTTTGAAGGTCAAAATGCTACTATCGAGGTCGAGTACGCCTTCCAATTCAATGATGGTTTTTCTGAAAATGTTCTTTCATTCGTTAATAATGTTCGAACGAAAGATGGAGGAACACATGAAGCTGGTGCAAAAGCGGCTATGACAAGAGTTATAAACGAATATGCTCGCAAAGTACAATTGTTAAAAGAGCGAGATAAAAACCTTGAAGGAACAGATATTCGGGAAGGACTAGCAGCTGTCGTATCTGTTAGAATCCCTGAGGAACTTCTTCAATTTGAAGGTCAAACAAAAGGAAAACTCGGTACAAGTGAGGCACGTTCAGCGGTAGATTCTGTTGTAAGTGAACATTTACAGTATTTCCTTGAAGAAAACCCTGACATGAGTTCATTATTGATCAAAAAAGCGGTCAAAGCGGCGCAAGCGAGAGAAGCAGCTCGAAAAGCACGAGAAGATGCAAGAAGTGGGAAAAAACGAAAGCGGTCCGAGACGGTCCTTTCTGGAAAATTAACCCCTGCTCAATCACGAAACCCAGAACGAAATGAGCTTTATTTAGTCGAGGGGGATTCTGCTGGAGGTTCTGCCAAGCAAGGGCGCGACCGGAAATTCCAAGCCATTTTGCCACTGCGTGGGAAAGTAATCAATACTGAAAAAGCAAAACTACAAGATATTTTTAAAAACGAAGAAATCAATACGATTATTCATGCGATTGGGGCTGGAGTCGGTAATGATTTTAATGTTGATGACACCAACTATGACAAAGTCGTCATTATGACAGACGCTGATACAGACGGCGCTCATATCCAAGTCCTTTTGATAACGTTCTTTTATCGTTACATGAGACCGCTTCTAGAAGCGGGCAAAGTATTTATTGCTTTACCGCCGTTGTATAAAGTTAGTAAAGGAACGGGAAAAAAAGAAGTGATTCATTACGCTTGGACAGATGAAGAGCTTCAAGAAGCAACGAAAAAAGTAGGTAGAGGATATATGATTCAACGATACAAAGGTCTTGGCGAGATGAATGCGGATCAGCTTTGGGAAACTACAATGGATCCAACGACACGAACCTTAATTAGAGTGAAAATTGATGATGCCGCAAGAGCCGAAAAACGAATAACAACATTGATGGGGGATAAAGTGGAACCTCGTCGTAAGTGGATTGAAAACAATGTTGCCTTCGGTTTAGAGGAAGATGCAAGTATTTTAGAAAATGAAAATGTTATGGTCGCAGAGGAGGAATAA
- a CDS encoding CoA-binding protein, translating into MIENPSREEIKQILHKAKTIAVVGLSGNPERTSYMVSEAMQNAGYKIIPVNPTVDKVLGEKSVRSLTDIQEHVDIVNIFRRPEHLPEIAKDFDKMDADVFWAQLGVVNEEAYEFLKEKGYTTIMDRCIKVEHALTK; encoded by the coding sequence ATGATTGAAAACCCTTCAAGAGAAGAAATAAAGCAAATATTACATAAGGCAAAAACAATTGCGGTTGTCGGTTTAAGCGGAAATCCTGAGCGAACTTCTTATATGGTTTCAGAAGCGATGCAAAACGCAGGATATAAAATTATCCCTGTTAATCCGACAGTTGATAAAGTTCTAGGCGAAAAGTCAGTCCGATCATTAACAGACATTCAAGAGCATGTGGATATCGTCAATATTTTTAGACGGCCTGAACATCTACCCGAAATTGCTAAGGATTTCGATAAAATGGATGCGGACGTATTTTGGGCACAACTCGGTGTGGTCAATGAAGAAGCTTATGAATTTTTGAAAGAGAAAGGCTACACAACCATAATGGATCGATGTATTAAAGTGGAGCATGCTTTAACAAAATAG
- a CDS encoding (2Fe-2S)-binding protein, translating to MITKLTVNINGQISEAVVRMAETLLETLREQYGLTGAKRGCENGDCGSCTVLIDNIPIKSCMLLTVETREKKIVTIEGLHNTPIQQAFLEKWAFQCGYCTSGFIMNAHSLIHHHPDADDERIEDWLGSNLCRCTSYQEIKEAVSSVLKKNHDRS from the coding sequence GTGATAACAAAGCTTACCGTTAATATAAACGGACAAATAAGTGAAGCAGTCGTGAGGATGGCGGAAACACTTCTTGAAACACTTAGAGAACAATACGGTTTAACAGGGGCTAAACGAGGGTGTGAAAATGGAGATTGTGGTAGTTGTACCGTTTTAATTGATAACATACCGATAAAGTCTTGCATGCTCCTTACAGTAGAGACAAGAGAGAAAAAAATTGTTACGATTGAAGGTTTGCATAATACCCCTATACAACAAGCCTTTCTCGAGAAATGGGCCTTTCAATGTGGCTATTGTACATCAGGGTTTATTATGAACGCTCACTCTCTTATTCATCACCACCCAGATGCTGATGATGAGCGAATAGAAGATTGGCTAGGTTCTAACCTTTGTCGTTGCACTAGTTACCAAGAAATTAAAGAAGCGGTCAGCTCCGTCCTTAAAAAGAATCATGATAGGAGTTGA
- a CDS encoding nucleotidyltransferase family protein, whose amino-acid sequence MKIIGVYLAAGNSKRTGPGIHKLYFPIQQIPLGNLGLRSALASNLHDVIVVTNDVHWILPSLREDRIIIHSCEQSTYGPAHSLHSGILEAERLEADGVLVMLADQPFITSELLNQIMEQFQLDKSVDFVATSFKGIPQPPVLFSNRLFSKLKCLSGNRGAHSILKDPQYKRKILSYDQPELLRDIDTWEDYLFFNK is encoded by the coding sequence ATGAAGATTATAGGTGTTTATTTGGCAGCAGGAAATAGCAAGAGGACGGGTCCAGGAATTCATAAACTTTATTTTCCCATTCAACAGATTCCCCTAGGAAATTTAGGGTTAAGATCTGCTCTCGCATCCAATCTTCATGACGTTATTGTCGTCACTAATGACGTGCACTGGATTCTTCCAAGTCTACGGGAAGATCGTATCATTATTCATTCATGTGAGCAGTCTACGTATGGTCCAGCCCACTCGCTGCATAGTGGTATTTTAGAAGCAGAACGTTTAGAGGCAGATGGAGTTTTGGTAATGCTTGCCGACCAACCGTTTATTACAAGCGAACTATTGAACCAAATTATGGAGCAATTTCAGTTGGACAAAAGCGTTGACTTTGTCGCCACTAGCTTCAAGGGGATTCCTCAGCCTCCTGTGTTATTTTCTAACCGGTTGTTTTCAAAGCTAAAATGCCTATCTGGGAATAGAGGAGCTCACTCGATTTTAAAGGACCCTCAATATAAAAGGAAAATACTTTCCTATGATCAACCAGAATTACTGCGAGATATTGATACTTGGGAAGACTATTTATTCTTTAACAAATAA
- a CDS encoding FAD binding domain-containing protein, which produces MIPFDFEYFQPSSITEAIQLFQQLYEKQKGPLYYGGGTEFTTLGRFMDLTRAVIDIKKIPECNIIEQNGSELVVGAALTLTKLAEDDRFPLLSQVVANVADRTARNQITLGGNINGMIPYREGVLPFLVCDSTCVIAGKNGLRYEPIQQLFKKRLRLEKGEFLVQLRTPLREINAPFYYVKKRKIDKIDYPLISMASIKKEHVIQFAFSGLCAFPFRSIPMEKTLNNQQLPLKKRINQAFLMIPAPIKDDIRGSRAYREFVLQEIVTTMIETLEGGTV; this is translated from the coding sequence ATGATTCCATTTGATTTCGAATATTTTCAACCAAGCTCAATAACTGAAGCCATCCAGCTTTTCCAACAACTTTATGAAAAGCAGAAAGGGCCTTTATATTACGGGGGTGGGACGGAATTCACAACACTCGGCCGGTTTATGGATTTGACTAGAGCGGTCATAGACATAAAGAAAATTCCAGAGTGTAACATAATAGAACAGAATGGTTCAGAGCTAGTCGTAGGAGCAGCACTAACACTTACGAAACTGGCAGAAGACGATAGATTCCCTCTTTTAAGTCAAGTAGTTGCCAATGTAGCTGATCGAACTGCACGAAATCAAATCACACTTGGAGGTAACATTAATGGGATGATCCCTTATCGGGAGGGGGTTTTGCCTTTTTTAGTATGTGATAGTACTTGTGTGATTGCAGGCAAAAACGGGCTTCGGTACGAACCAATCCAGCAGCTTTTTAAGAAAAGGTTACGACTAGAAAAAGGAGAGTTTCTTGTTCAACTGAGGACACCATTACGAGAAATAAACGCTCCCTTTTACTACGTGAAAAAAAGAAAGATCGACAAGATCGATTACCCGCTTATTTCCATGGCGTCAATTAAGAAAGAACATGTCATTCAATTCGCTTTTAGCGGGTTATGTGCTTTTCCATTCCGTTCCATTCCGATGGAGAAAACACTTAATAATCAACAGCTGCCTCTAAAAAAAAGAATCAATCAGGCGTTCTTAATGATCCCAGCACCGATTAAAGACGATATACGTGGTTCTAGAGCTTACCGTGAATTTGTTCTCCAAGAAATAGTCACAACGATGATTGAAACGTTGGAAGGAGGTACAGTGTGA